A genomic region of Sideroxydans sp. CL21 contains the following coding sequences:
- a CDS encoding mannose-1-phosphate guanylyltransferase/mannose-6-phosphate isomerase, which yields MNNQVYAIILAGGSGSRLWPLSRQNLPKQFLALDGEFSLLKTTINRLMPTIGEKNVLIVTQEALAKGEAYHALLPYQSLYEPIGRNTAPAIAIAAAYLMAEGKDPVMVVLPADHVIKDEAGFRKHLDTAIQAAQSGKLVTFGIQPTRPDTGFGYIKAHQVDDAQVHQVERFTEKPNLTTAQAFLKEGGYYWNSGMFVWRASVILAEIQRYLPAVYQIVQAILAETHAGTSFQKSLEKHFAAMPSISIDYGVLEKSDKVSLIPCDIGWNDVGSWQAVHEISNKDENGNALQGNVIAVDCKNSLIRAEKRLVAAIGVEDLCVIETADAVLISKSDQTQRVREVVDALQEKGATEHVYHTKVNRPWGSYTVLEEDPQGFKLKRIEVAPGARLSLQSHRQRSEHWVVVSGTATVTNGEEVITVYKNQSTYIPIGTKHRLENLGKEPLHIVEIQVGDYLGEDDIQRYEDNYGR from the coding sequence ATGAATAACCAGGTTTATGCCATCATTCTTGCGGGCGGCAGCGGAAGCCGCTTGTGGCCGTTATCCAGGCAAAACCTGCCCAAGCAATTTCTGGCGCTGGATGGGGAATTCTCATTGTTGAAAACAACGATCAATCGTCTGATGCCGACGATAGGGGAAAAGAATGTATTGATCGTCACCCAGGAAGCACTGGCCAAGGGTGAGGCATACCACGCGCTGCTGCCCTATCAATCGCTTTACGAACCCATCGGCCGTAACACTGCACCGGCTATCGCCATAGCGGCGGCATATCTCATGGCTGAAGGAAAAGACCCGGTCATGGTGGTGTTGCCTGCCGACCACGTCATCAAAGACGAAGCGGGCTTCCGCAAGCATCTGGACACTGCTATCCAGGCTGCACAAAGCGGCAAGCTGGTAACCTTTGGCATTCAGCCGACCCGGCCCGACACCGGCTTCGGCTATATCAAGGCGCATCAAGTCGATGATGCGCAGGTGCATCAGGTAGAACGGTTTACTGAAAAACCCAACCTGACTACCGCCCAGGCATTCCTGAAAGAAGGCGGTTACTATTGGAACTCCGGCATGTTCGTCTGGCGTGCGTCGGTGATCCTTGCCGAGATACAACGGTACTTGCCCGCGGTCTATCAGATCGTGCAAGCCATACTTGCCGAAACCCATGCTGGCACATCCTTCCAAAAGTCCCTGGAAAAACATTTCGCTGCGATGCCGTCGATTTCCATCGATTACGGCGTACTGGAAAAATCTGACAAGGTTTCCCTCATTCCCTGCGACATCGGCTGGAACGATGTCGGCAGCTGGCAAGCGGTACACGAGATCTCGAACAAGGACGAAAACGGTAATGCGCTGCAAGGCAATGTCATCGCGGTAGATTGCAAGAACAGCCTGATTCGAGCCGAAAAACGCCTGGTGGCCGCCATCGGTGTGGAAGATCTGTGCGTGATCGAGACCGCTGATGCGGTGTTGATCTCGAAGAGCGATCAGACACAGCGGGTACGCGAAGTGGTTGACGCACTGCAGGAAAAGGGTGCGACCGAGCATGTCTACCATACCAAAGTGAACCGCCCTTGGGGCAGCTATACCGTGCTGGAAGAAGACCCGCAAGGTTTCAAGCTAAAACGCATCGAGGTTGCACCGGGCGCGCGGCTGAGTCTGCAAAGCCATCGCCAGCGATCCGAGCACTGGGTGGTTGTGTCAGGAACGGCAACCGTTACCAACGGTGAAGAAGTCATCACCGTTTACAAGAACCAAAGCACCTACATACCGATAGGGACGAAGCACCGCCTGGAAAATCTTGGCAAGGAACCGCTGCATATCGTCGAAATACAGGTCGGCGATTATCTGGGCGAAGACGATATTCAACGTTATGAAGACAACTACGGCAGATAG
- the gmd gene encoding GDP-mannose 4,6-dehydratase: protein MSKTKKVALITGVTGQDGAYLSELLLNKGYEVHGIKRRSSLFNTARIDHLFHDLHEKGKPFFLHHGDMTDSSSLTHIIQKVQPDEIYNLAAQSHVAVSFEEPEYTANSDALGSLRILEAIRILGLAKKTRFYQASTSELYGLVQETPQKETTPFYPRSPYAVAKLYAYWITVNYREAYGIYACNGILFNHESPIRGETFVTRKITRALARIKLGLQDCLYLGNLNSLRDWGHAKDYVEMQWLMLQQEKPEDFVIATGVQYSVRDFVNAAAKELGMSITWKGDGVEEKGYDASGKCIVAVDPRYFRPTEVETLLGDASKAKNKLGWSPRITFDDLVSEMVREDLKGAERDELVKKHGYAMFNSHE, encoded by the coding sequence ATGAGCAAAACCAAAAAGGTCGCACTGATTACTGGCGTCACAGGACAAGACGGGGCTTACCTCTCTGAATTGCTGCTGAATAAGGGTTATGAGGTTCACGGCATCAAGCGCCGCAGCTCGCTCTTCAACACAGCGCGCATCGACCACCTGTTCCATGACCTGCACGAAAAGGGCAAGCCATTCTTCCTGCATCACGGAGATATGACCGACTCGTCCAGCCTGACGCACATCATCCAGAAAGTGCAGCCTGACGAAATATATAACCTGGCTGCACAAAGCCACGTCGCGGTGTCGTTCGAGGAGCCGGAATATACGGCCAATTCCGATGCACTCGGTTCATTGCGCATCCTGGAAGCAATTCGCATCCTCGGCCTGGCCAAGAAAACGCGTTTCTATCAAGCCTCCACCTCCGAACTGTATGGTCTGGTGCAAGAGACGCCGCAAAAAGAAACGACCCCGTTCTATCCCCGCAGCCCGTATGCGGTAGCCAAGCTCTATGCCTACTGGATCACCGTCAATTACCGCGAAGCCTACGGCATATACGCCTGCAACGGCATCCTGTTCAATCATGAATCGCCTATACGCGGCGAAACCTTCGTCACGCGCAAGATAACCCGTGCCTTGGCGCGCATCAAACTCGGCCTGCAGGACTGCCTGTACCTGGGCAACCTGAATTCGTTGCGCGACTGGGGCCATGCCAAAGACTACGTTGAGATGCAGTGGCTGATGCTGCAGCAGGAAAAACCGGAAGACTTTGTGATTGCTACAGGCGTGCAATACAGCGTGCGCGATTTCGTGAACGCTGCAGCCAAGGAACTTGGTATGTCCATCACATGGAAGGGTGACGGCGTTGAAGAAAAAGGCTACGACGCTTCCGGTAAATGCATCGTGGCGGTCGATCCGCGATATTTCCGTCCTACTGAAGTCGAAACCTTGCTGGGCGATGCCAGCAAAGCAAAAAACAAGCTAGGCTGGTCGCCAAGGATCACTTTCGACGACTTGGTTAGCGAAATGGTGCGCGAAGACCTAAAAGGTGCGGAACGTGATGAGCTGGTGAAGAAGCACGGCTACGCAATGTTTAATAGTCATGAGTAG
- a CDS encoding MarR family EPS-associated transcriptional regulator yields the protein MLDETTHYGLLKTLEENPGLSQRDLAKRLGVSLGKINFCLNALVAKGSVKINNFRNSDNKLAYAYLLTPSGVEQKARMTVEFLQVKVQEYERLRAEIAELKREAKQKGLLENTHE from the coding sequence ATGCTAGACGAAACCACACATTACGGTCTGCTCAAAACCCTGGAAGAGAATCCCGGACTTTCGCAAAGGGACTTGGCGAAAAGGCTGGGCGTCAGCCTTGGAAAAATCAATTTTTGTCTCAATGCCCTTGTCGCAAAAGGCAGCGTCAAGATCAACAACTTCCGTAACAGCGACAACAAATTGGCTTATGCCTATCTGCTTACGCCCAGCGGTGTTGAACAAAAGGCGCGAATGACAGTGGAATTTCTGCAAGTCAAAGTCCAGGAATATGAGCGCTTGCGTGCGGAAATCGCCGAACTGAAGCGTGAAGCCAAACAAAAAGGTTTGCTGGAGAATACACATGAATAA
- a CDS encoding glycosyltransferase family 9 protein: MTDTIKPDLHIAIVRFSALGDVVLVSAAVRALQHCLPDARITWITSRLTYALLKGMEGVTFEVFDKPRTLADYFAFYGAFRERRFDVVLAMQANLRINLLYTALHAPIKIGFDRTRAREGQWLFCNRHIPFNDSHLEDSFLSFVETLTGKPASAIWNLPVDSSDLEWARVRLTNLPKPWVAIHPHSSKTERNWLPERYEEIVKQAVARWKCGVVLSGGSSAAELALCERLAQLAPDHTINLCGKSTPKQLAALLSLADVLIAPDTGSVHIARAMNTPVIGLYAVASPKLSGPYRQLEYCVDRYPQAVNVYLGKDADHLPWNTRVHDPRAMSLIAVDDVVSQLERVLGRHA, translated from the coding sequence GTGACTGACACCATTAAACCCGATTTGCATATCGCCATCGTCCGTTTTTCTGCATTGGGCGATGTGGTCTTGGTGTCCGCTGCGGTGCGTGCATTACAGCATTGCCTGCCTGACGCAAGAATTACCTGGATCACCAGTCGGTTAACTTACGCTTTGTTAAAAGGTATGGAAGGCGTGACCTTTGAGGTATTTGATAAACCGCGCACTCTGGCAGATTACTTTGCTTTTTATGGGGCGTTCCGCGAACGCCGGTTCGATGTAGTTTTGGCGATGCAGGCCAATCTGCGCATCAATTTGCTCTATACGGCTTTGCACGCCCCGATCAAGATCGGTTTTGACCGTACTCGCGCCCGTGAAGGTCAATGGTTGTTCTGTAATCGCCACATTCCTTTCAATGATTCGCACCTTGAGGATAGTTTTTTGTCCTTTGTTGAAACATTGACCGGTAAACCAGCTTCGGCGATCTGGAATTTGCCGGTCGATTCAAGTGACCTTGAATGGGCGCGAGTACGGTTGACGAATTTGCCAAAGCCTTGGGTGGCGATCCATCCGCATTCAAGCAAAACTGAACGTAATTGGTTGCCGGAACGCTACGAGGAAATCGTGAAACAAGCTGTTGCCCGCTGGAAATGTGGCGTGGTCCTTTCCGGCGGAAGCTCCGCGGCGGAACTGGCATTGTGCGAACGACTCGCACAACTGGCTCCCGACCACACGATCAATCTTTGCGGCAAATCCACGCCAAAGCAGCTTGCTGCACTGCTAAGTCTTGCCGACGTACTGATCGCTCCGGATACGGGTTCGGTTCACATTGCCAGAGCGATGAACACGCCAGTCATCGGCCTTTACGCCGTTGCGTCGCCGAAATTGAGCGGACCGTATCGGCAACTGGAGTACTGTGTGGATCGTTATCCTCAAGCAGTCAATGTGTATCTTGGTAAGGACGCCGATCATCTCCCGTGGAACACAAGGGTGCATGACCCAAGGGCAATGTCCCTGATAGCGGTTGACGATGTCGTGTCACAACTGGAAAGAGTATTGGGTAGACACGCATGA